Genomic DNA from Lactuca sativa cultivar Salinas chromosome 8, Lsat_Salinas_v11, whole genome shotgun sequence:
GGGCTTGGTCCTTATAGAGGGACTTCGGTCCAAAAGGCTAATTTTCCAAGGAATCTTCCTGTTTCgagtggtttttcaccaagtcaagtgtcgggatgccccaaatgattaaaataaatcaaaagaggttttgagagagatttgggagagatttcatattcttggagagatttgggagagatttgacatacttggagagatttcacatatggagagagatttgggagagattccacattcttagagagaattctcatacaaagagagatttgggagagatttcacattcttggagagatttgacatacttagagagatttcacatatggagagagatttgagagaaattccacattcttggagagatttctcatacaaagagagatttgggagagatttcacattcttggagagatttgggagagatttgacatacttggagagatttcacatatggagagagatttgggagagattccacattcttggagagatttctcatacaaagagagatttgggagagatttcacattcttggagagatttgggagagacttcttttgagacctttttgagtgtttggctctgTAATTCAAGGTTCGTAAACCTCGTTAAGTCTTGTTATGACTGTCATATGCTCCCGGGAGTTAatgaataatgttttatcgagtagtttcatcacttgccctgattagggtttagagtttccGAACACATAaaaactctaagtgatactttgcatTAAGAGTGTGAGTTGTTTAATAAGAAACATAATGAAAACCCTAAcatacaagggttagatgagttgactggtttgacttgttgactttagttgactttgacttgactggaaattgacggttgtcacatgtgTGCAAACTAAACAAAGCACTTTATGGTCTTAAACAATCACCAGTAGCCTGGTTCTCTCGGCTTAGTGAAAAACTGCACCAACTTGGTTTTTGCTTGTCTAAAGCCGATACTTCACTCTTTCTGTTTCATCAAGGTGACACTATTATCTATATGCttgtttatgttgatgatattgtcaTTACTGGTTCCTCCCAACAAGCAGTCGATCGCCTACTCCGTGCATTATCTCCCTCCTTTCCTCTCAAAGACCTTGGTCAACTTTGCTATTTATTGGGAATTGAAGTCGCTCACAATTCAGGAGGAATTATCTTGATGCAACTCAAATATGCATCTGATCTTTTAAAACGTGCCAACATGGTGAATTGTAAAAGCGCTTCAACTCCCATGTCAGTGACTGAAAAGCTTTCCCTTAAATATGGAACACCACTAAGTGATGATGAAATTTTCAAATACAGAAGCATGGTGGGAGGTCTGCAATATCTCACCCTAACACAGCCAAATATTTCTTTTGATGTAAATAAGGTGTGTCAATACCTCTCGAAACCTACAAATGTACATTGGGAGGCAGTAAAACGAATATTGAGATATGTTAAAGGCACGAAAAATACAGGTGTTTGCATCCAGAAATCCAACTCTACACTTCTGAGTATATTCACAGATTCAGATTGGGCAGGCTGCTTAGACTTTCGAAAATCTACCGGAGGTTTTGTAGTATTTTTCGGCCCAACTTTAATTTCATGGAGTTCAAGGAAACAACCCACGGTGTCTCGGTCCAACACAAAAGCTGAGTACAAGGCTTTAGCTAATGGTACAACAGAAGCTATATGGATACAATCCTTACTTAAGGAGCTTGGTATTCGTCAAATGCGACCACCTGTGTTATGGTGTGATAACTTGGGGGCTACGTACTTAACTACTAATCCAGTTTTTCATGCACGAACCAAACACATTGAAGTTGattttcactttcttagagaaaAGGTGGCGATGGGTGCTCTTGATGTTTGTTTCATATCCTCAAACGATCAAATTGCAGATGGATTTACAAAGCCAACAACACGCAATATGTTGGATCGTCTCAGGCACAATCTGAACCTAGTCACGGTTAAGATTAAGGGGGGATGTAAACAGATTAGATAGAAGGTTTTGAATATAGGATATATCCTGTTGTATAGATACATCCTAATTATAAGGGATAATTGTTATCTTGTAATCATATTCGTATATATGTATTCAATCAATCCCACTGGGATCTGTTACGCCAAATTCTCTTATTTACTAATCCAACACACTTGCACATGTGTAAGGAACAAAAGCCACCTATTTGGAACTTATTCCAATACCATTATTAATACATCAAACAACACAACAAATATTGCACACTCTTGCAACTTGAATATGAAAGGTAAGTTTGTGCAAAAAATTCCCTATAATAAAAGTCAAATCATATTTTTCACAACTTTGCAATAATCTCTTTAGAGTCGTGCAAGCTACATATCGATGCAAAACCCTTCTTGTATATATATCTTTGCATCCATGCCTTTAGTTCAATCTTTAATAATATATAACTTATTATCATTACCTCTGTTATATATTATCTTATGTATTTGGGTTTGATGGAATCAATAACAGTTATAAATAATAGTTTGTGTAGCGGAAGTGACAAATCAAGATATTATTACCTCAAACGATGGATCCAATTAAAGAACATTTTATCAACATAAATCTACCATAGATTATTTCGAGTACATTTCCTTGAAGCATAGTAGATCACAATCCATGCAAATTGTACTTATGATATATCAATACAAGCCGATCAAGGTGATTTCTAGAACATAACTAATCAAATACTTTCATTCTTTTCCTTGTTCTTCTTGTTTATCTCAAATTAAGACATAGAGAGGAAGGAAATTGATTTTTGTGTAAGGGTGGGGAGAATTAGGTTTTGGTAAATGTTGTTCGGTTCCATTGTTTACCTTAACACTTCCTTAAAAAAATTGATGGACAAGACTTTCAAAGCATTTTAATACTCCACACTACAAGAAATTTAGGTGTTTACCCACACATGTTATGTGTGGCTAGAAGACGACTATGTGTTGGTAGTTGTCTTTAGCTACACATAAATTAAGTGTCACTATATGTTGGCTCATGCCTGTAGATATAAATCTTTACCTACACATTCGTGATGTGTGAGCATAGAGCAAGTTATACCTACACATACATGTGTGGCAAAACTAGTAACTATGTGTAAGTAGAACTACTAGAAATTGTTTGAGTTATCAACGATGTGGCTGATGACATGTCAAATTATGTGGCACGCCCATACAAAGTGTTGGTGACACATGTCATTCGATATGTGTGGGTAATAATTGTTATATGTGTAGGTAAGGATAAGATATGCAATATataaaacacaataaataaaatataaaagtttacaaCACAAATTATTATTGCTTTTAATAAGAAGTTGACGGTAAAAAAACTTCTTTTGGAATGGAAATACATTAATCCTTGTTACAAATATTACATCAACAAAAGTTATCTCTAAGATTTCATGAAATTGGAGACCGTAtacctatcacaaccattgtatCTAGATAAAATTGTCCTACTTTTTTACTTTGTTGTGTGCAAATATTACTACACTTGACTTGAGCATCACCAACATTTGGACGAAATTGTTAACATTGAGGTGGTTGGTTAGAGCATTAGTCAACTTTAGCCACAAAGAAGAGAAGATGCATCAGATATGAGCGAGTGTGGTGTACTCCTATATCAACAAGAGGACCAGAGACTTTAAGTAGTTTATCCATTTCAACGCGAAACTCTTTTCACACATGACCGATCTTATGATACCTGTCAATTGCCTCTTAAAACATACAATCAACACTTGGTCACTAGCTTTCCTCTTCGTGGCCAGAACCATGACATCTTCATTTTCCTATATCAATGATGACTAGTTTGTAAACCAAACAGACTATAAAGTGAAAATAGTTGACATTATGTTGACATACCTGGTGGTTTGAAGAGAAGAATAACTAGAATGTTTGTAATAAACCGACTTTCTTAGGTGAGGAGACAATGACACTTGTTCAGAAATGAAATATCCCAACTAGCACCTAACGACTTTTGCTACATTGAGATATACCAGCAAATAACATAAGCAAATTACATGGAAAACCATTACAATTAATAAAACTTATATACAAAGTGGTAAAAACAACCTTGCATGTAGCCATTGACTTCTTCTTCAAAGCTCTAAGCGTGTAAATTTGAAAGTTTATCATGTCAATATGAAAGTAAACGGAAAAGAAAAGGAGAAATTCAATCTTACATAAACCAAAAAAGTAATAGTGTAACATAATAACATGAAATATTGCACCATTTGTGAGAACAAGCCGTAAAGAACATGATATTTCAATCAATTACAAATCAAGCAATTTGCGTATTATCACCACGTTAACCTCCATTTCCACCTACAAACAACAATACATTTCAACCCAATTACAAATAAATACAACTTTTCAGTAATAATAAAAGCCTACGCACCTTTTCATATCAATATCAGTACAAatcaaagcatttaaaaaattCTAAACAGAAAGAAGATAAATGTAGGGCGGTCAATGGCAAAAGAAAATAAAGTGCAGAAACAACAAAGCGAGGGTTCAAGAGTACCTTGACGGGATCAACAAGAAAGCGTTGTCAAGTAAAAAGACGACGTTATTGGTCAAAAACAGTGTCTGACAGTCGGAAAAATGATGG
This window encodes:
- the LOC111893815 gene encoding uncharacterized mitochondrial protein AtMg00810-like, with protein sequence MLVYVDDIVITGSSQQAVDRLLRALSPSFPLKDLGQLCYLLGIEVAHNSGGIILMQLKYASDLLKRANMVNCKSASTPMSVTEKLSLKYGTPLSDDEIFKYRSMVGGLQYLTLTQPNISFDVNKVCQYLSKPTNVHWEAVKRILRYVKGTKNTGVCIQKSNSTLLSIFTDSDWAGCLDFRKSTGGFVVFFGPTLISWSSRKQPTVSRSNTKAEYKALANGTTEAIWIQSLLKELGIRQMRPPVLWCDNLGATYLTTNPVFHARTKHIEVDFHFLREKVAMGALDVCFISSNDQIADGFTKPTTRNMLDRLRHNLNLVTVKIKGGCKQIR